One window of the Caminibacter pacificus genome contains the following:
- a CDS encoding MlaE family ABC transporter permease: MINKLLYYIGKITLDLISGLGKFTLFQLEVIKLMFKPPFRIKELFNQLTFMGYGSLGVIFLTSFFTGLVEAVQLYNGFHKFGVEDFMGYTIFISIVKELGPVFASLMVISRGISAYAAELGSMRVTEQIDALEVMAVNSKHYLVIPRILATIISLPLLILFFDAVANIGAYLISVYSLDVNGYAYLENLRQLAEFRDINEGIIKGIVFGYIISAIGTYIGYYTRGGAKGVGQSTTKAVVFASISVFIADYVLSAFFLVF; encoded by the coding sequence TTGATTAACAAACTTTTATATTATATCGGCAAAATTACGCTTGATTTAATCTCGGGACTTGGAAAATTCACGCTTTTTCAGCTTGAAGTAATAAAATTGATGTTTAAACCTCCCTTTCGAATAAAAGAGTTGTTTAATCAATTAACTTTTATGGGATATGGAAGTTTAGGAGTTATATTTTTGACATCGTTTTTTACCGGACTTGTCGAAGCGGTACAGCTTTATAACGGATTTCATAAATTCGGAGTTGAAGATTTTATGGGATATACGATATTTATTTCAATCGTAAAAGAATTAGGTCCCGTTTTTGCTTCACTTATGGTAATAAGCCGCGGGATTAGTGCATACGCAGCAGAACTTGGAAGTATGAGAGTAACAGAGCAAATCGACGCACTTGAAGTTATGGCTGTTAATTCAAAACACTATCTTGTAATTCCGAGAATTCTCGCTACTATTATTTCTCTTCCTCTTTTGATTTTGTTTTTCGACGCGGTTGCAAATATCGGGGCATATTTGATTTCGGTATATTCTTTGGATGTAAACGGATATGCTTATCTTGAAAATTTAAGACAGCTTGCGGAATTCAGAGATATAAACGAGGGGATAATCAAAGGAATAGTATTCGGATATATAATTAGTGCGATAGGTACTTATATCGGATATTATACAAGAGGCGGAGCTAAAGGAGTAGGGCAAAGTACTACAAAAGCTGTTGTTTTCGCTTCTATTTCAGTTTTTATTGCGGATTACGTATTATCTGCGTTTTTCTTGGTATTTTAA
- a CDS encoding lysozyme inhibitor LprI family protein — protein sequence MKKIIFLLLIKLSFALTYQELAFMIVNHKINSLDNEFIFRYEDNNSSINPTNIYTINPKCNIKIFDTDNFSYIYDSNKTAFIIRFSIGNNENLITRNFSYISRKNLLITQKHYTTEWINFPTKGKRVLQNEKLYFLSTKNCKITITPTTYKKLYLQEDKNLNKTYIRKMKILTPKEKTRLKNIQRAWLKYITLKCKYPIKPQKNSNIYKCLYNETKKRVGELKKITK from the coding sequence ATGAAAAAAATAATTTTCTTACTTCTTATAAAACTCTCTTTTGCTCTTACTTATCAGGAATTAGCGTTTATGATTGTTAATCATAAAATTAACAGCTTAGATAACGAATTCATATTTAGATACGAAGATAACAACTCCTCAATAAATCCTACGAATATCTACACAATAAATCCCAAATGTAACATAAAAATATTCGATACCGATAATTTTTCATATATTTACGACTCGAATAAAACCGCTTTTATAATTAGATTTTCAATAGGAAATAATGAAAATTTAATTACGAGAAATTTTTCTTATATATCTCGCAAAAACCTTTTAATAACACAAAAGCATTACACTACCGAGTGGATAAACTTCCCTACAAAAGGCAAAAGAGTACTGCAAAACGAAAAGCTTTACTTTCTCAGTACAAAAAACTGCAAAATTACAATCACACCCACAACATACAAAAAGCTTTATCTCCAGGAAGATAAAAACTTAAATAAGACATATATACGAAAAATGAAAATATTAACTCCAAAAGAAAAAACAAGACTAAAAAACATCCAAAGAGCGTGGTTAAAATACATCACTTTAAAATGCAAATACCCTATAAAGCCTCAAAAAAACAGCAATATATACAAATGTCTCTATAATGAAACGAAAAAAAGAGTAGGGGAACTTAAAAAAATAACAAAATAA
- the ftsA gene encoding cell division protein FtsA, with the protein MKNILAVDIGSYKTTAIIANYDNEELTISGVGIAKSKGIKKGAIINIDHASRSIKQALSDAVRIAGVEGINKAIVSISSTYTKSITSYGIVNVPGNEITIKEINRAIQTALYNANIPNDYQVLQAIPYDFKVDELNEIDDPAGMSGSRLEVSLHIIVAQKSGIENLKKTMRQAGLEIENIVAAGYASGLSTLKEDEKELGVAVIDIGATTSDLAIFINKSLRHTDFLGVGSYHITNDLSMALHTPLADAEAIKINFEELVKSGEDLIEISVIGSEDEKQTASLTTITQVISARIEETFLLLNKEIEDSGLRNKIGAGIVLTGGFTNFYNIKEIASQFFGGLPVRVGYPKEIGGLFDNLKAPEYSCVIGLLLYGIKDGLNYEIDSNRNFRTKYSFEETKTTSIPMELDIETEEKKTKEKEEITTIISDNKKESNIIQKIKTWLGNLF; encoded by the coding sequence TTGAAAAATATACTTGCTGTAGATATAGGGAGTTATAAAACCACAGCGATAATTGCGAATTACGATAACGAAGAACTAACGATAAGCGGTGTCGGTATTGCAAAATCAAAAGGAATTAAAAAAGGTGCGATAATCAATATCGACCACGCTTCTCGTTCTATAAAACAAGCTTTGAGCGATGCGGTAAGAATTGCCGGAGTCGAAGGAATAAACAAAGCTATCGTTTCAATTTCTTCTACATATACTAAAAGTATTACTAGTTACGGGATAGTTAACGTACCAGGAAACGAAATTACAATAAAAGAAATTAATAGAGCTATCCAAACCGCTCTTTATAATGCAAATATACCTAATGATTATCAAGTATTACAGGCAATTCCTTATGACTTTAAAGTCGACGAACTTAACGAAATCGACGATCCTGCCGGAATGAGCGGTAGTAGACTTGAGGTTTCTTTACATATTATCGTCGCACAAAAAAGTGGTATTGAAAATCTTAAAAAAACAATGAGACAAGCCGGGCTTGAAATTGAAAATATCGTCGCCGCAGGATATGCAAGCGGACTTTCTACGTTAAAAGAAGACGAAAAAGAACTCGGAGTTGCAGTTATCGATATCGGGGCTACAACTTCCGATTTAGCGATTTTTATCAACAAATCTCTAAGACACACCGACTTTTTAGGTGTAGGAAGCTATCATATTACAAATGACTTATCAATGGCTTTACATACTCCTCTTGCTGATGCGGAGGCGATTAAAATAAATTTTGAAGAGCTTGTAAAAAGCGGAGAAGATTTAATAGAAATTTCTGTAATAGGAAGCGAAGACGAAAAACAAACCGCTTCATTGACTACAATCACTCAAGTAATTAGTGCAAGAATTGAAGAGACTTTTTTACTTTTAAATAAAGAAATCGAAGATTCTGGGCTTAGAAATAAAATTGGGGCCGGAATCGTATTAACCGGTGGGTTTACTAATTTTTATAATATTAAGGAAATAGCGTCTCAATTTTTCGGAGGATTACCGGTAAGAGTCGGATATCCTAAAGAAATAGGAGGGCTTTTTGATAATCTAAAAGCTCCTGAATATTCGTGTGTTATAGGACTATTACTTTACGGAATCAAAGACGGACTCAATTATGAAATCGATTCAAATAGAAATTTCAGAACCAAATACTCTTTTGAAGAAACAAAAACGACTTCAATTCCTATGGAACTTGATATTGAAACCGAGGAGAAAAAAACAAAAGAGAAAGAAGAGATTACAACAATAATCTCAGATAATAAAAAAGAATCTAACATAATACAAAAAATAAAAACTTGGCTTGGAAACTTATTTTAA
- a CDS encoding tyrosine-type recombinase/integrase has product MTLREIKALKWNGKRELYRVEQGLYVEVLKNKKVYRLLTKKNGKQIKATLCDFDEMSLTDVKKLKDKILLSIRDMDYNETTELIRKELGIRESKRDKVLKTKKAKEREKFLLKNIIQEFLVTRTRQEQNRIQNYIIRLLGDKDVREITKRDIIDFFQKVKTLNVNPKQTTYQSNKMATIKRLKNNLNLFYKYLYLKYDVEHNPIANLTMKDIERLLGEKYQVTHFKATTNITDIQELYFNIWQLKTDYDVKSNKHKATSIYTKYALMFLILSALRNGTLRRLTWDMVNWKKEVIEIPGEITKTKKDFRLPLSNTMRKILEDLKQIEKHPKGLIFKGKNGEVMSENTLNAKIKKLSDGKTTAHGIRSTFSTILKERGENPLYIEEQLMHVVENKVGQAYTRTDYLEQRRHLLKTWAFFVTAKVDSYLEKEKEKEMLKNMPKITDGEEFPF; this is encoded by the coding sequence ATGACTTTACGTGAAATAAAAGCATTAAAGTGGAATGGCAAACGTGAACTTTACAGAGTAGAACAGGGACTTTACGTGGAAGTCCTTAAAAATAAAAAAGTTTACAGGCTTCTTACAAAAAAGAATGGCAAACAAATTAAAGCGACCTTATGCGATTTCGATGAGATGAGCCTTACTGATGTCAAAAAGCTTAAAGACAAAATTCTTCTTTCTATTAGGGATATGGACTATAATGAGACAACGGAACTTATTAGGAAAGAGCTCGGAATCCGTGAAAGTAAAAGAGACAAAGTTTTAAAAACAAAAAAAGCAAAGGAACGTGAGAAATTCTTACTAAAAAACATCATACAGGAATTTTTAGTAACGAGAACGAGGCAGGAACAAAACAGGATTCAAAATTACATCATTAGGCTATTAGGGGATAAGGATGTCCGAGAAATAACAAAGAGAGATATTATCGACTTCTTTCAAAAAGTTAAAACGCTGAACGTTAATCCTAAGCAAACTACATATCAGTCAAACAAGATGGCTACAATAAAACGCTTAAAAAACAACCTTAATCTTTTTTATAAATACCTTTACTTGAAGTATGACGTGGAACATAATCCGATAGCGAACCTTACGATGAAAGACATTGAACGCTTACTGGGGGAAAAATATCAGGTTACGCACTTTAAAGCGACTACAAACATTACTGACATACAGGAACTTTATTTTAACATCTGGCAACTAAAAACAGATTATGACGTTAAGAGTAATAAACACAAAGCCACAAGCATATACACCAAATATGCTCTGATGTTTTTGATATTGAGTGCCTTGCGAAACGGGACACTTAGACGGCTTACGTGGGATATGGTTAATTGGAAAAAGGAAGTGATTGAAATACCGGGAGAAATAACGAAAACAAAAAAGGACTTCCGACTTCCGTTAAGCAATACAATGCGTAAAATTTTGGAAGATTTAAAGCAGATTGAAAAACATCCAAAGGGACTTATATTTAAAGGTAAAAATGGCGAAGTGATGAGTGAAAATACACTTAACGCTAAAATAAAAAAACTATCGGATGGTAAGACAACCGCCCACGGAATCCGAAGCACATTTTCCACAATATTAAAGGAACGAGGGGAAAATCCTCTTTACATTGAGGAACAATTGATGCACGTGGTAGAAAATAAAGTCGGGCAAGCTTATACCCGCACGGATTACTTGGAGCAACGAAGACACTTATTGAAGACGTGGGCTTTTTTTGTTACCGCAAAAGTTGATAGTTACTTAGAAAAAGAGAAAGAAAAAGAAATGCTAAAAAATATGCCGAAAATAACGGACGGCGAAGAATTTCCCTTTTAA
- a CDS encoding replication endonuclease encodes MSAKSQNNLTINKKVSADKVIKKMRENWIKIAKEKERKTINYLDKHILHLLHLDEFVGMRYSLKKKFELDYHYYKGVADYISREAVEKGLVPIFVTLTLPSKYHRFRINKRTGKHVFNPRYKGYTIKEGYKLLQKASREILRHFKSYGKYRKGYNIPYIKAVEAHKDGTAHEHFVAWLPEWLVDDFIRIVKSKIKLFSLGRKYKIEVLKDVDKGSGYLLKYLRKTLLDNNEENLYVLDGWRKENRIRIFTHSQAYLKRRDFEKILPHFTDELEEELKDYL; translated from the coding sequence ATGAGTGCGAAATCTCAAAACAACTTGACTATTAATAAAAAAGTGTCGGCAGATAAAGTCATTAAGAAAATGAGAGAAAATTGGATAAAAATAGCAAAAGAAAAAGAACGGAAGACGATTAATTATCTGGATAAGCATATTTTACATTTGTTACATCTGGATGAGTTTGTTGGAATGAGATATTCACTTAAAAAGAAGTTTGAGCTTGATTATCACTATTACAAAGGGGTGGCTGACTATATAAGCAGAGAAGCTGTGGAAAAGGGGTTAGTGCCTATTTTTGTAACGCTTACGCTCCCGTCAAAATATCACAGATTCCGTATAAACAAAAGGACTGGAAAGCACGTATTTAATCCAAGGTATAAGGGCTATACGATAAAAGAGGGATATAAGTTGCTACAAAAGGCTTCAAGAGAAATTTTAAGACATTTTAAAAGTTATGGAAAATACAGAAAAGGTTATAATATTCCTTACATAAAAGCTGTCGAAGCACACAAGGACGGCACGGCACACGAGCATTTCGTCGCTTGGCTTCCGGAATGGCTTGTGGATGATTTTATAAGAATAGTTAAAAGCAAGATTAAGCTTTTTAGCCTTGGAAGAAAATATAAAATTGAAGTTCTAAAAGATGTAGATAAGGGGAGCGGTTATTTACTTAAATATTTACGAAAAACGCTTTTGGATAATAATGAAGAAAACCTATATGTATTGGACGGGTGGAGAAAAGAAAACAGGATAAGAATTTTTACGCATTCGCAAGCTTATTTAAAGAGACGGGATTTTGAAAAAATCCTTCCTCATTTTACAGATGAGCTGGAAGAAGAATTAAAGGATTATCTTTAA
- the fliL gene encoding flagellar basal body-associated protein FliL yields MAEEKENKEVEEKEEKSGSGNKLLLIVIIVLLLLLLIIGGLVAYFLLSGNDEQADQPQQQQKIEKKKKVSDMTEIGPIYPLDKFVVNLVSTNADRYLKCKIDLELDSPELQQEIDKKLPAIRDLIIRILSSKTVEEIQTSKGKEKLKEEIKRKINEILTTGEVRNVYFTEFVIQ; encoded by the coding sequence ATGGCGGAAGAAAAAGAAAACAAAGAAGTAGAAGAAAAAGAAGAAAAATCAGGAAGCGGTAACAAACTGCTTTTGATTGTAATTATTGTCTTATTGTTACTTCTTTTAATAATAGGCGGTTTAGTCGCATATTTTTTACTAAGCGGCAATGACGAACAAGCCGACCAACCACAACAGCAACAAAAAATCGAGAAAAAGAAAAAAGTTTCCGATATGACGGAAATCGGTCCTATTTACCCTCTTGATAAATTCGTAGTGAATTTAGTAAGCACCAATGCCGATAGATATCTGAAATGTAAAATCGATCTTGAACTTGATTCTCCGGAGTTACAACAAGAAATAGATAAAAAATTACCTGCAATAAGAGATTTGATTATTAGAATCTTATCAAGCAAAACCGTAGAAGAAATTCAAACCTCAAAAGGTAAAGAAAAATTAAAAGAAGAAATCAAAAGAAAAATAAATGAAATTTTAACAACCGGAGAAGTTAGAAACGTTTACTTTACGGAGTTTGTAATTCAATGA
- a CDS encoding tetratricopeptide repeat protein has translation MKKVVLFIFITISLLKGELNKDDIFKVNTANIYKQINEYIKVKKILNNSSNENPDSKYKFLKEECNKNNNAVACAVYGEYLFEKKGIKQLGESYIKKSCDLNNEVGCAKLLQLKEKYEKNYNNKELLDKLCKIGNQPDMAGYGCFMLAKKYLETKGKTQQGLNYLKRACFLKHQPSCYVLGILYYKGLSTLPKDDEKAKKYIKKACDLGYERACVFEIKMYAENKQIKQNEQRVLSIAKRTCDEFNNPKTCFIYAMIKLDDIVSQNKNTNNVSVPSEIVNYFQKSCNLGLEKACEILKSFK, from the coding sequence ATGAAAAAGGTAGTTTTATTTATTTTTATCACCATCAGCTTATTAAAAGGTGAGTTAAACAAAGATGATATTTTTAAAGTAAATACTGCTAACATTTACAAACAAATCAATGAGTATATAAAAGTAAAAAAAATTTTAAACAATTCATCTAATGAAAATCCTGATTCTAAATACAAATTTTTAAAAGAAGAATGTAATAAAAATAATAATGCCGTCGCTTGTGCAGTATACGGTGAATATCTTTTTGAAAAAAAAGGAATTAAACAATTAGGAGAAAGCTATATTAAAAAATCATGTGACTTAAATAATGAAGTGGGTTGTGCTAAGTTACTTCAACTAAAAGAAAAATATGAAAAAAATTACAATAATAAAGAGTTATTAGATAAATTATGCAAAATTGGAAATCAACCGGATATGGCTGGATATGGATGTTTTATGCTGGCAAAAAAATATTTAGAAACGAAAGGCAAAACCCAACAAGGATTAAATTATTTAAAAAGAGCGTGTTTTCTAAAACACCAACCTTCATGTTATGTTTTAGGGATTTTATATTATAAAGGTTTATCAACTCTGCCAAAAGATGATGAAAAAGCGAAAAAATATATAAAAAAAGCGTGTGACCTTGGATACGAAAGAGCATGTGTTTTTGAAATTAAAATGTATGCGGAAAATAAACAAATTAAACAAAATGAACAAAGAGTATTATCAATTGCAAAAAGAACATGTGATGAATTCAACAACCCAAAAACATGTTTTATATATGCGATGATAAAACTGGATGATATAGTATCACAAAACAAAAACACTAATAATGTTTCAGTACCTTCAGAAATAGTTAATTATTTTCAAAAATCGTGTAATTTAGGACTTGAAAAAGCCTGTGAGATATTGAAAAGCTTTAAATAA
- a CDS encoding tetratricopeptide repeat protein, producing MKIKKLLLIVFIFSLVFGENFKIDEKNKQREILEKNKFLSIIEKTDDKIKRLKLLKEECNKNNAFICNVLGEYYVSSDEKNLSLGEKYLKKSCDLNSEIGCYNLIFFEMHYKQKKDSELKDLALKTCNIGYRAKYAGNACLHSGVLYLKNNETKKGLPYIKKACYLKNPKACYILGLLYNKGDYNVKKDENIAKNYLKRACDLGEKRACYMELKIYLDEGQKIRHNKRMRTIIKKLCDDFNDAEICFQYAIIRMDDIFEKTKKKKVVLPKEIVHYIKKSCILGNKKACDFLEKFSK from the coding sequence GTGAAAATAAAAAAATTATTGTTAATTGTTTTTATTTTTAGTTTAGTATTCGGTGAAAATTTCAAAATTGATGAAAAAAACAAACAAAGAGAAATCTTAGAAAAAAACAAATTTCTCAGCATAATAGAAAAAACTGACGACAAAATCAAAAGATTAAAATTATTAAAAGAAGAATGCAATAAAAATAATGCATTTATTTGCAATGTTTTGGGAGAATATTATGTATCAAGTGACGAAAAAAATTTATCATTGGGTGAAAAATATTTAAAAAAATCTTGTGACCTCAACAGCGAAATAGGTTGTTATAATCTAATTTTTTTTGAAATGCATTATAAACAAAAAAAAGATAGCGAGCTTAAAGATTTAGCATTAAAAACATGTAACATTGGATACAGAGCAAAATATGCTGGTAATGCATGTTTACACAGCGGAGTTTTATATTTAAAAAACAATGAAACTAAAAAAGGTTTACCATATATAAAAAAAGCTTGTTATTTAAAAAATCCAAAAGCTTGTTATATTTTGGGACTGTTGTATAATAAAGGAGATTATAATGTAAAAAAAGACGAAAATATCGCAAAAAATTATTTAAAGAGAGCTTGTGATTTAGGAGAAAAAAGAGCTTGTTATATGGAATTAAAAATTTATTTGGACGAAGGACAAAAAATACGTCACAATAAGAGAATGAGAACTATTATAAAAAAACTATGCGATGATTTTAATGACGCTGAAATCTGTTTTCAATATGCAATAATTAGAATGGATGATATTTTTGAAAAAACCAAAAAGAAAAAAGTAGTTTTACCAAAAGAAATAGTACATTACATAAAAAAATCATGTATATTAGGAAATAAAAAAGCTTGTGACTTTTTAGAAAAATTCTCTAAATAA
- the ftsZ gene encoding cell division protein FtsZ — translation MEELFVINDTVIGPKIKVIGVGGGGNNMINYMAARGIKDVELIAANTDIQALKTSKAHKKLQLGKSLTKGLGAGMRPDIGAKAAEESYEEIKKELEGADLVFISAGMGGGTGTGAAPIIAKAAKEVGALTVGVVTKPFTFEGPKRRKLAEIGTNELKNETNSIVVIPNDKILTIIDRKVGRREAFSLVDDVLYKAVSGISNMVISYGENDINVDFNDLKTVMSHQGLALMGVGEEQGENAAFNAIKKAIESPLLDNISIDGAMGVLVHFTLHEDYPLVDMEESMNLIYEKADEDADIIFGTTTDNSLAPDEIKVTIVATGFEKEKIANKTEPTEIKSNIEEILLKRKVSGGLELDSDALDIPTWVRKAKD, via the coding sequence ATGGAAGAGCTTTTTGTAATAAATGATACAGTTATCGGACCAAAAATCAAAGTTATCGGAGTTGGCGGCGGTGGAAATAATATGATAAATTATATGGCTGCAAGAGGTATTAAAGACGTAGAACTAATTGCTGCTAATACCGATATTCAAGCGTTAAAAACAAGTAAAGCGCATAAAAAACTTCAACTTGGAAAATCTCTTACAAAAGGTCTCGGTGCCGGAATGAGGCCAGATATCGGAGCAAAAGCCGCAGAAGAGAGCTATGAAGAGATAAAAAAAGAACTTGAAGGTGCCGATTTGGTATTTATTTCCGCAGGAATGGGTGGAGGTACTGGTACTGGTGCTGCACCTATTATCGCAAAAGCGGCAAAAGAAGTCGGAGCTTTGACTGTCGGGGTTGTTACCAAACCTTTTACATTCGAAGGTCCTAAAAGAAGAAAACTTGCAGAAATCGGTACTAACGAACTAAAAAACGAAACAAATTCTATCGTTGTAATTCCTAACGATAAAATATTAACTATCATCGATAGAAAAGTCGGAAGAAGAGAAGCTTTTAGTTTGGTTGACGATGTATTGTATAAAGCAGTAAGCGGTATCTCAAATATGGTAATCAGCTACGGAGAAAACGATATTAACGTCGACTTTAACGACCTTAAAACAGTTATGTCTCATCAAGGTCTCGCACTTATGGGTGTCGGTGAAGAACAAGGCGAAAATGCTGCGTTTAACGCAATCAAAAAAGCTATCGAATCACCTCTTCTTGATAATATTTCAATTGATGGCGCAATGGGTGTGCTCGTACACTTTACGCTTCATGAAGATTATCCTCTTGTCGATATGGAAGAAAGTATGAATCTTATCTATGAAAAAGCGGACGAAGACGCTGATATTATTTTCGGTACGACAACTGATAACTCTCTTGCACCGGATGAAATTAAAGTTACAATCGTTGCAACAGGTTTTGAAAAAGAAAAAATCGCAAACAAAACTGAACCTACAGAAATCAAATCAAATATTGAAGAGATTTTACTTAAAAGAAAAGTTTCAGGTGGTCTTGAGCTCGATAGCGACGCACTTGATATCCCTACTTGGGTTAGAAAAGCAAAAGACTAA
- the acpS gene encoding holo-ACP synthase, whose product MIGIDIVEIKRIENMIEKFGQKALERFLTPKEISLLSSSASIAGYWAAKEAFSKALGSGIGEECSFLDIEILKTPKNKPYFSEKTLQKFNIKAADLSISHDGGFAIAAVIILKENMI is encoded by the coding sequence ATGATAGGAATTGATATCGTAGAAATTAAAAGAATTGAAAATATGATCGAAAAATTCGGTCAAAAGGCACTTGAGCGATTTTTAACACCAAAAGAAATCTCCCTGCTCTCTTCTTCCGCATCTATTGCAGGATATTGGGCTGCAAAAGAGGCTTTTAGCAAAGCACTTGGTAGCGGTATCGGGGAAGAATGCTCATTTTTAGATATAGAAATACTAAAAACTCCCAAAAATAAACCCTATTTTTCAGAAAAAACCCTTCAAAAATTCAACATCAAAGCCGCCGATTTATCTATCTCTCACGACGGGGGGTTTGCTATAGCAGCCGTTATAATTTTAAAAGAAAATATGATATAA
- a CDS encoding substrate-binding periplasmic protein — translation MRIILGLLIALSLFAKENTIRICDDAAEWPPFVFYKRVNGKVDKKHIVGALKDMYDVIFKDLNMSYKLDLIPWKRCTYLVSRYDKAKKYVIFPGIYSEKRAKVLYYTKPIYYTHQVVWYSKKKFTKEKLLHILKTDPNKLKICDVNGYNIYFYYKVLNLNKNKKINQEATSQCAVLKKISAGRCDIMIASKEAILGYQMIGKCKIPKDISYVPYDKLKVSKFLLFIPKSYPHAKELVKKLNNEIDKLDKSGLRDKIMQKWLKTQ, via the coding sequence ATGAGAATAATTTTGGGATTACTAATAGCTCTGAGTCTATTTGCGAAAGAAAACACGATTCGAATATGCGATGATGCTGCCGAATGGCCGCCGTTTGTTTTTTATAAAAGAGTAAACGGAAAAGTAGATAAAAAACATATCGTAGGTGCATTAAAAGATATGTACGATGTTATTTTTAAAGATTTAAATATGAGTTATAAGCTTGATTTGATACCTTGGAAAAGATGTACATATCTTGTAAGTAGATACGACAAAGCAAAGAAATATGTTATTTTTCCGGGTATTTATTCTGAAAAAAGAGCAAAAGTGCTTTATTACACCAAACCAATCTATTATACTCATCAAGTAGTTTGGTATTCAAAAAAGAAATTTACAAAAGAAAAACTTCTTCATATTTTAAAAACAGACCCGAACAAACTAAAAATATGTGACGTAAACGGGTACAATATTTACTTTTATTATAAAGTTTTAAATCTTAATAAAAACAAAAAAATAAACCAAGAAGCCACAAGTCAATGTGCGGTACTTAAAAAAATTTCGGCCGGAAGATGTGATATTATGATCGCTTCTAAAGAAGCAATTCTTGGGTATCAAATGATTGGAAAATGTAAAATACCAAAAGATATTTCATATGTACCTTATGACAAACTGAAAGTTTCAAAATTTTTACTATTTATTCCGAAAAGTTATCCTCATGCAAAAGAATTAGTAAAAAAACTCAATAATGAAATCGATAAACTTGACAAAAGCGGTTTAAGAGACAAAATAATGCAAAAATGGCTAAAAACCCAATAG